The Gemmatimonadota bacterium DNA segment CCAGCTGACCGAAGAGCGCAGGCTTGAATACGTGAAAGTGATCAAGAAACTGGGCGAGGACGGCAAGATCGGCATCCGGAACGTACGCAGGGAAATGAACGAGCGCATCAAGGCCGAAGAAAAAGCCCACCGGATGTCGGAAGACGAAAGCAAACGGCATCAGAAGACCATCCAGGATCTCACCGACCAGCATACCTCCTCCATCGACAGCGCCATATCGGTAAAAGAACAGGAAATCCTGGAGATATAGGCGGAAGCCGGCCATCCGGATCCATACCCGCCAGCGGCACATTCGGGGGTGACGTGGGTCGAGACGCAGAGAAAGACCGGGCGGTCTCAGAAGGACTGGATCCGGAGCGCATGCCCCGCCACATCGCGTTCATCATGGACGGCAACGGGCGATGGGCGAAGAAGCGGGGGCTTGCTCGGGACGAGGGGCATTCCGCGGGGGTGGAGTCCGTTCGCGAGATGATCCGGTGCGCCGGGGAGTTCGGCGTCCGAATACTCACCTTCTTCGGGTTTTCGACCGAGAACTGGAACCGGCCCCGGCGTGAAGTCGCCGCCATCATGCAGCTGATCGTCGAATCGCTGCGCGGCGCCTTCGACGAAGCCACCCGGCACGGGATCCGGGTCTCCTTCCTGGGCAGGTGGGACGAGCTGCCGGAAACCAACCGGCAGGTCATTCAGCAGATCACGGAACAGACGGCGGGCAACGACCGCCTGCTGTTGAATTTCGCCCTGAACTACGGCGGGAGACAGGAGATCGTCGAAGCCGCGCAATGTATCGCCATGGACGTCCAGGCGGGCAGGCTGAATCCTGAAGCCATCGACGAATCGCTTTTCGCGTCCTATCTGTACACGGAGAACCTGCCCGACCCCGACCTGCTGATCCGGACCAGCGGCGAGATGCGGATCAGCAACTTCCTGCTGTATCAGCTGGCTTATACCGAAATCCTGGTTTCTCAGGTGCTGTGGCCCGATTTCTCGCGAAGCCATTTCATCGGAGCCGTCAGGGACTACCAGTCGAGGGAGCGCCGTTTCGGAAGAACCGGCGAGCAGGTCTCTTCTCCCAG contains these protein-coding regions:
- a CDS encoding isoprenyl transferase, producing the protein MGRDAEKDRAVSEGLDPERMPRHIAFIMDGNGRWAKKRGLARDEGHSAGVESVREMIRCAGEFGVRILTFFGFSTENWNRPRREVAAIMQLIVESLRGAFDEATRHGIRVSFLGRWDELPETNRQVIQQITEQTAGNDRLLLNFALNYGGRQEIVEAAQCIAMDVQAGRLNPEAIDESLFASYLYTENLPDPDLLIRTSGEMRISNFLLYQLAYTEILVSQVLWPDFSRSHFIGAVRDYQSRERRFGRTGEQVSSPSA